One genomic segment of Pseudorasbora parva isolate DD20220531a chromosome 6, ASM2467924v1, whole genome shotgun sequence includes these proteins:
- the her9 gene encoding hairy-related 9 — protein sequence MPADNMEKQTASPIAGAPANGSHTPDKPKNASEHRKSSKPIMEKRRRARINESLGQLKTLILDALKKDSSRHSKLEKADILEMTVKHLRNLQRVQMTAALSADTNVLSKYRAGFNECMNEVTRFLSTCEGVNTEVRSRLLNHLSGCMGQMMAMNYAQPAPSQQAHLAQPLHVQLPSTLPINGASMGAKLSPSEAVSPKVFGGFQLVPATDGQFAFLIPNPAFASATTPVIPLYANASVPVAVNASPVQASSAPTVSSPVQGMTSFAGVSRAVSPVGVSAGAESNEPVWRPW from the exons ATGCCAGCCGATAACATGGAGAAGCAGACCGCGTCACCTATTGCTGGTGCCCCTGCCAATGGATCTCATACTCCGGACAAACCAAAGAATGCCAGCGAGCACAGAAAG TCTTCAAAGCCAATCATGGAGAAACGCCGCAGAGCGCGAATTAACGAGAGCCTCGGACAGCTGAAGACCCTGATACTCGATGCTCTTAAAAAAGAT AGCTCCAGACACTCCAAGTTGGAGAAAGCTGATATTCTCGAGATGACAGTCAAGCACCTGCGCAATTTGCAGCGTGTTCAGATGACCG CGGCCCTGTCAGCTGACACAAACGTCCTCAGCAAGTATCGCGCAGGATTCAACGAGTGCATGAACGAGGTGACCCGATTTCTCTCCACCTGCGAGGGGGTGAATACGGAGGTTAGGTCGCGACTTCTTAACCACCTGTCTGGCTGTATGGGACAGATGATGGCCATGAACTACGCTCAGCCTGCCCCGTCTCAACAGGCTCATTTGGCTCAGCCTCTTCACGTGCAGCTTCCTTCAACTTTGCCCATCAACGGCGCGTCAATGGGTGCCAAACTCAGTCCTTCAGAAGCTGTCTCACCCAAAGTCTTTGGAGGATTCCAGCTGGTGCCAGCCACCGACGGACAGTTTGCTTTTCTTATCCCCAACCCAGCTTTCGCTTCTGCTACAACCCCAGTCATTCCCTTGTACGCAAACGCCAGTGTTCCAGTGGCTGTCAACGCCAGTCCCGTTCAGGCCAGCTCAGCCCCCACGGTGTCCTCTCCCGTGCAGGGAATGACCTCCTTCGCGGGCGTTTCACGGGCCGTCAGTCCCGTTGGTGTTAGTGCCGGAGCAGAAAGCAACGAGCCGGTGTGGAGGCCTTGGTAG